The Sebastes umbrosus isolate fSebUmb1 chromosome 23, fSebUmb1.pri, whole genome shotgun sequence genome contains a region encoding:
- the LOC119482407 gene encoding nuclear factor 7, ovary-like, translating into MASRLEKELSCPVCCDIFKDPVVLSCNHSFCKDCLQKHWADSQTSECPVCKRRWSKEILPFDFALKSRCEAFLLERGSEPLCSLHSEKLNFFCVDDQQLACSVCRDAETHSGHRFKPVNEAAQDSKKKLQDSLKPLQLKLKRIHQVKGNCEQTAEHIKVQTESTVGRVKEEFRRLHQFLEEEEEARMAALREEEEQKSQMMKEKIEGLSRDISALSDTIRATKKQMRAEDVSFMQNYKAALERVRQQPLPNDPELVSGALIDMAKHLGNLSFNVWSNMKEMVSCSPVILDPNSAHPDLILSEDLTGVRRGEGKQQLPDNPERIDHFISAVGSEGFNSGSHSWEVEVGDNAAFVLGVLTESIERKGIIWSGLWRLMFSGGEYKALSPSDTGSDVSVMKNPKRIRVQLDWDRGQLVFSDADTNAQIHTFAHTFTDRLFPYISTWNDIPIKIAAMQVSVRVE; encoded by the coding sequence ATGGCTTCCAGATTAGAGAAGGAACTCTCTTGTCCGGTTTGCtgtgacatttttaaagatCCAGTCGTCCTGTCATGTAACCACAGCTTCTGTAAGGACTGTCTGCAGAAGCATTGGGCAGACAGTCAAACCTCTGAGTGTCCGGTCTGTAAGAGAAGGTGGTCAAAGGAAATACTTCCCTTTGACTTTGCGTTGAAGAGCCGGTGTGAGGCCTTCTTACTAGAGAGAGGATCCGAACCACTCTGCAGTCTACACTCCGAGAAACTCAACTTCTTCTGTGTGGACGATCAGCAGCTGGCGTGCAGCGTCTGCAGAgatgcagaaacacacagcgGCCACAGGTTCAAACCGGTCAACGAAGCTGCGCAGGACAGCAAGAAAAAGCTTCAGGATTCCTTGAAGCCTTTGCAACTCAAACTGAAGCGTATTCATCAAGTTAAAGGAAACTGTGagcaaacagcagaacacattaAAGTCCAGACGGAAAGCACCGTGGGGAGGGTGAAGGAGGAGTTCAGGAGgcttcaccagtttctagaagaggaagaggaggcccgGATGGCTGcgctgagggaggaggaggagcagaagagtcagatgatgaaggagaagattgAAGGTCTGAGCAGAGACATAtcagctctttcagacacaatcaGAGCCACAAAGAAGCAGATGAGAGCTGAAGATGTCTCGTTCATGCAGAACTACAAGGCTGCATTGGAAAGAGTCCGGCAGCAACCTCTACCCAATGATCCAGAGCTGGTTTCAGGAGCTCTTATCGACATGGCCAAACATCTGGGCAACCTGAGCTTCAACGTctggagcaacatgaaggagatgGTCTCCTGCAGTCCCGTGATTCTGGATCCGAACTCTGCTCACCCGgacctcatcctgtctgaagatctgaccgGTGTGAGGCGTGGAGAGGGAAAGCAGCAGCTTCCTGACAACCCAGAGAGGATCGACCACTTCATCTCCGCCGTGGGCTCTGAGGGATTTAACTCCGGGTCTCACAGCTGGGAGGTGGAGGTCGGAGACAACGCGGCCTTCGTACTGGGCGTGCTAACGGAGTCGATCGAGAGGAAAGGCATAATATGGTCCGGGTTGTGGAGATTGATGTTCTCCGGCGGTGAATACAAAGCTCTCTCGCCATCAGACACAGGGTCAGATGTGTCAGTGATGAAGAACCCGAAGAGGATCCGAGTGCAGCTGGACTGGGACAGGGGACAGCTGGTGTTTTCTGATGCTGACACGAACGCACAAATACACACCTTCGCACACACTTTCACTGACAGGCTGTTTCCATATATTAGCACCTGGAATGACATCCCGATAAAAATTGCAGCAATGCAGGTCTCTGTGAGAGTGGAGTGA